Proteins encoded within one genomic window of Gallus gallus isolate bGalGal1 chromosome 1, bGalGal1.mat.broiler.GRCg7b, whole genome shotgun sequence:
- the C21orf62 gene encoding uncharacterized protein C21orf62 homolog, with the protein MKLTAFSTFWFWLALFLAGFLGVCITDSFVGSQKNHTLIFTKESNIRNCSCLADIRDCDYSLANLLCNCRTVLPSTMEKTDYSSDLTIWFTDTSVLEMLLNFTMVWDLKLSFCGTTPLPTEYLTIWGLRKLRVKNKVKGRFPEQSVTIYSSSKSENEDLLTVRNKDRQMLVYISFLDTSLFNGYSLLKSYSVENVSSITEHFHNLLYSSVFSTSDNKSYVVTFIY; encoded by the coding sequence ATGAAGCTGACAGCCTTCTCTACTTTCTGGTTTTGGCTGGCTCTCTTTTTGGCTGGCTTCCTTGGCGTATGCATTACTGACAGTTTTGTGGGAAGTCAGAAGAACCATACACTAATTTTCACCAAGGAAAGCAATATTCGCAACTGCAGTTGCTTGGCAGATATCCGTGACTGTGACTACAGCCTGGCAAACCTGTTGTGCAATTGCAGAACAGTGCTGCCTTCTACCATGGAAAAAACTGACTACAGTAGCGACCTGACCATCTGGTTCACAGACACCTCTGTGCTGGAGATGCTCCTCAACTTTACAATGGTGTGGGATTTGAAGCTCTCCTTCTGTGGCACTACTCCTCTACCAACAGAATACTTGACCATTTGGGGACTGAGAAAGCTCCGGGTAAAAAATAAGGTCAAGGGACGATTTCCAGAGCAGAGCGTAACCATCTACAGTAGCAGCAAGAGTGAAAATGAAGACCTACTCACAGTGCGCAACAAAGACAGGCAAATGTTAgtatacatttcttttctggatACCTCTCTTTTCAATGGATATTCTTTGCTGAAATCGTACAGCGTGGAAAATGTCTCTAGTATCACGGAGCACTTTCACAACCTGCTGTATTCCAGTGTTTTCTCAACCTCAGATAACAAAAGCTATGTTGTAACATTCATTTACTGA